A window of the Bacillus sp. A301a_S52 genome harbors these coding sequences:
- a CDS encoding MetQ/NlpA family ABC transporter substrate-binding protein, with amino-acid sequence MKKLLSITTVSLLGILAACGGNSEGEALSEEEISVGVTAGPHEEIMEKVAELAEEEGLTINVEVFNEYVMPNVALDEGDLDVNSFQHKPYLENFREDRGLDIVDVATTVNFPMGLYSVEVDDVADIEEGDTIGLPNDPTNGARALILFEDAGLITLDEEAGVAATVRDIEENPLGLEFVELEASQIPRQLDEVKAAAINTNYAIEHGYVPTEDSVFIEPEDSPWVNVIAVRAENKDDAVVAKLIEIYQSDEVKEFIEENFAGSVVSSW; translated from the coding sequence ATGAAAAAACTATTATCAATCACAACAGTATCATTATTAGGGATACTCGCTGCATGCGGCGGAAACTCTGAAGGGGAAGCCTTATCTGAAGAAGAAATTTCAGTCGGTGTCACAGCAGGTCCACATGAAGAAATCATGGAGAAGGTTGCTGAACTAGCGGAAGAAGAAGGCCTTACTATTAATGTAGAAGTATTTAATGAGTATGTTATGCCTAACGTGGCGTTAGATGAAGGTGATTTGGATGTAAACAGTTTTCAACATAAACCTTACCTTGAAAACTTTAGAGAAGACAGAGGTTTAGACATCGTAGACGTGGCGACAACAGTTAACTTCCCAATGGGGCTCTACTCAGTGGAAGTGGATGATGTGGCAGACATTGAAGAAGGCGATACAATAGGTCTTCCGAACGATCCGACAAACGGAGCTCGAGCACTTATCTTATTTGAAGACGCTGGTCTTATTACACTAGACGAAGAGGCAGGTGTGGCGGCAACTGTTCGTGATATTGAGGAAAATCCATTAGGCCTCGAATTTGTAGAACTAGAAGCATCACAAATTCCAAGGCAATTAGATGAAGTGAAAGCTGCGGCGATTAATACGAACTATGCCATTGAGCATGGATATGTGCCAACAGAGGATTCTGTGTTTATTGAACCAGAAGATTCGCCATGGGTAAATGTAATTGCTGTCCGTGCTGAAAATAAAGATGATGCTGTAGTCGCTAAACTTATTGAAATTTATCAATCTGATGAAGTGAAAGAATTTATTGAAGAAAACTTCGCAGGTTCAGTTGTTTCCTCTTGGTAA
- a CDS encoding carbon-nitrogen family hydrolase translates to MALKIALIQMDIAFGQPEANYNKVSERCREAVEISGADVIVLPELWTTGYDLTDLDRIGDNEGEMTWTFISTLAKTYDVHIVAGSIAKKSGDTITNTMLVVDRKGKRVKEYSKAHLFRLMNEEKYLEQGNDDGLFKLDGHLCAGVICYDIRFPEWIRTHMLQNTKLLFVVAEWPEARIDHWRALLVSRAIENQCIVVACNRVGSDPNNIFGGNSMIIGPWGNIIQEAGNEETILYGEVDLDEVNRVRETIPVFDDRRIELYKN, encoded by the coding sequence ATGGCCTTAAAGATAGCACTTATTCAAATGGATATTGCCTTTGGTCAGCCTGAAGCTAACTACAATAAGGTGAGTGAGCGCTGCCGAGAAGCAGTTGAAATAAGCGGTGCGGACGTCATTGTCCTACCTGAGTTGTGGACCACAGGTTATGATTTAACTGATTTAGATCGTATTGGTGATAACGAAGGTGAGATGACTTGGACGTTTATCTCAACGTTAGCTAAAACATATGACGTTCATATTGTTGCCGGTTCAATCGCCAAAAAAAGCGGTGATACTATAACAAACACAATGCTCGTCGTTGATCGTAAAGGAAAGCGCGTAAAAGAATATAGTAAAGCACACCTTTTCCGTCTAATGAATGAAGAAAAATACCTCGAACAAGGTAATGACGATGGTCTGTTTAAGCTAGACGGCCATTTGTGTGCTGGCGTCATCTGTTACGATATCCGTTTTCCTGAATGGATTCGTACCCATATGCTGCAAAACACGAAGCTATTATTTGTTGTGGCTGAATGGCCAGAGGCACGAATTGATCATTGGCGTGCTCTCTTAGTGAGTAGAGCGATAGAAAATCAATGTATTGTTGTGGCTTGTAATAGAGTTGGTTCAGATCCTAATAACATTTTTGGCGGCAATTCAATGATTATTGGCCCATGGGGAAATATTATTCAAGAGGCAGGCAATGAAGAGACGATCTTATATGGAGAAGTAGATCTTGATGAGGTCAATCGTGTAAGGGAAACTATTCCAGTGTTTGATGATAGACGTATCGAGCTGTATAAAAACTAA